One Tursiops truncatus isolate mTurTru1 chromosome 3, mTurTru1.mat.Y, whole genome shotgun sequence DNA segment encodes these proteins:
- the SPPL2B gene encoding signal peptide peptidase-like 2B isoform X3, whose amino-acid sequence MAAAAAAAAALARLAAAFLLLAAQVACEYGMVHVVSETGGSKGKDYCILYNPQWAHLPLDLSKAVRDWTTSVLCSPADLPAKGFSNQIPLVARGNCTFYEKVRLAQGSGARGLLIISKETLVPPGGNKTQYDEIGIPVALLSYKDMLDIFETFGRVVRAALYAPKEPMLDYNMVIIFIMAVGTVALGGYWAGSRDVRKRYMKHKRDDGPEKHEDEAVDVTPVMICVFVVMCCSMLVLLYHFYDQLVYVIIGIFCLASSTGLYSCLSPLLQRLPFCRCRVPDNSLPYFHKRPQVRMLLLALLCVAVSVVWGVFRNEDQWAWILQDALGIAFCLYTLKTIRLPTFKACTLLLLVLFIYDVFFVFITPFLTKSGNSIMVEVATGPSDSATHEKLPMVLKVPRLNASPLALCDRPFSLLGFGDILVPGLLVAYCHRFDIQVQSSRVYFVACTIAYGIGLLVTFMALALMQRGQPALLYLVPCTLVTSCALALWRRELGMFWTGSGFAKDLPQSPWAPASADGPQPQADSDAAPSQQPPGQEAAPSPPPAEQPPESSAPEESGAGAPPQKPESPAGLAPGPSA is encoded by the exons atggcggcggcggcggcggcggcggcggcgctggcGCGGCTAGCGGCGGCCTTCCTCCTCCTCGCGGCCCAG GTGGCCTGTGAGTACGGCATGGTACACGTGGTGTCCGAGACCGGGGGCTCCAAAGGCAAAGACTACTGCATCCTCTACAACCCGCAGTGGGCCCACCTGCCGCTCGACCTCAGCAAAGCA GTGCGGGACTGGACGACCTCCGTGCTCTGCTCTCCGGCCGACCTCCCTGCCAAAGGCTTCAGTAACCAGATCCCCCTGGTGGCGCGGGGGAACTGCACCTTCTACGAGAAAGTGCGGCTGGCCCAGGGCAGCGGGGCGCGCGGGCTGCTCATCATCAGCAAGGAGACGCTG gtCCCCCCAGGAGGCAACAAGACACAGTACGACGAGATCGGCATTCCCGTGGCCCTGCTCAGCTACAAAGACATGCTGGACATTTTCGAG ACTTTCGGCCGGGTGGTACGGGCAGCACTGTACGCCCCCAAGGAGCCCATGCTGGACTATAACATGGTCATCATCTTCATCATGGCTGTGGGCACCGTTGCCCTCGGGGGCTACTGGGCCGGGAGCCGGGACGTGAGGAA GAGGTACATGAAACACAAGCGGGACGACGGGCCCGAGAAGCACGAGGACGAGGCTGTGGACGTGACGCCCGTCATGATCTGCGTGTTTGTGGTCATGTGCTGCTCCATGCTGGTGCTGCTCTACCACTTCTACGACCAGCTCG TCTACGTCATCATCGGCATCTTCTGCCTGGCCTCCTCCACGGGCCTCTACAGCTGCCTGTCGCCGCTCCTCCAGAGGCTGCCGTTCTGCAGATGCAG GGTCCCTGACAACAGCCTGCCCTACTTCCACAAGCGCCCTCAGGTCCGCATGCTGCTCCTGGCGCTGCTGTGCGTGGCCGTCAGTGTGGTGTGGGGCGTCTTCCGGAACGAGGACCA GTGGGCTTGGATCCTTCAGGACGCGCTGGGCATTGCCTTCTGCCTCTACACCTTGAAAACCATCCGCCTCCCCACGTTCAAG GCCTGcacgctgctgctgctggtgctgTTCATCTACGACGTGTTCTTCGTGTTCATCACGCCCTTCCTGACCAAG AGTGGGAACAGCATCATGGTGGAGGTGGCAACCGGGCCGTCAGACTCGGCCACCCACGAGAAG ctccccatGGTGCTGAAGGTGCCCAGACTCAACGCCTCGCCGCTGGCCCTGTGTGACCGGCCCTTCTCCCTCCTGGGCTTCGGGGACATCCTGGTCCCAG GGCTGCTCGTGGCCTACTGCCACCGCTTCGACATCCAGGTGCAGTCCTCCAGGGTCTACTTCGTGGCCTGCACCATCG CCTACGGCATCGGTCTCCTGGTGACGTTCATGGCGCTGGCCCTCATGCAGCGCGGCCAGCCTGCCCTCCTCTACCTGGTGCCCTGCACGCTCGTCACCAGCTGCGCCCTGGCGCTCTGGCGCAGGGAGCTGGGCATGTTCTGGACGGGCAGCGGCTTTGCG aaGGACCTACCTCAGTCGCCGTGGGCGCCGGCCTCTGCGGACGGCCCGCAGCCCCAGGCGGACTCCGACGCAgccccctcccagcagcctcccggcCAAGAAGCGGCCCCGTCCCCTCCGCCCGCGGAGCAGCCCCCAGAGTCGTCCGCGCCCGAGGAGAGCGGGGCCGGCGCGCCCCCACAGAAGCCCGAGAGTCCGGCAGGCCTCGCCCCCGGCCCCTCGGCCTAG
- the SPPL2B gene encoding signal peptide peptidase-like 2B isoform X5, whose product MAAAAAAAAALARLAAAFLLLAAQVACEYGMVHVVSETGGSKGKDYCILYNPQWAHLPLDLSKAVPPGGNKTQYDEIGIPVALLSYKDMLDIFETFGRVVRAALYAPKEPMLDYNMVIIFIMAVGTVALGGYWAGSRDVRKRYMKHKRDDGPEKHEDEAVDVTPVMICVFVVMCCSMLVLLYHFYDQLVYVIIGIFCLASSTGLYSCLSPLLQRLPFCRCRVPDNSLPYFHKRPQVRMLLLALLCVAVSVVWGVFRNEDQWAWILQDALGIAFCLYTLKTIRLPTFKACTLLLLVLFIYDVFFVFITPFLTKSGNSIMVEVATGPSDSATHEKLPMVLKVPRLNASPLALCDRPFSLLGFGDILVPGLLVAYCHRFDIQVQSSRVYFVACTIAYGIGLLVTFMALALMQRGQPALLYLVPCTLVTSCALALWRRELGMFWTGSGFAKDLPQSPWAPASADGPQPQADSDAAPSQQPPGQEAAPSPPPAEQPPESSAPEESGAGAPPQKPESPAGLAPGPSA is encoded by the exons atggcggcggcggcggcggcggcggcggcgctggcGCGGCTAGCGGCGGCCTTCCTCCTCCTCGCGGCCCAG GTGGCCTGTGAGTACGGCATGGTACACGTGGTGTCCGAGACCGGGGGCTCCAAAGGCAAAGACTACTGCATCCTCTACAACCCGCAGTGGGCCCACCTGCCGCTCGACCTCAGCAAAGCA gtCCCCCCAGGAGGCAACAAGACACAGTACGACGAGATCGGCATTCCCGTGGCCCTGCTCAGCTACAAAGACATGCTGGACATTTTCGAG ACTTTCGGCCGGGTGGTACGGGCAGCACTGTACGCCCCCAAGGAGCCCATGCTGGACTATAACATGGTCATCATCTTCATCATGGCTGTGGGCACCGTTGCCCTCGGGGGCTACTGGGCCGGGAGCCGGGACGTGAGGAA GAGGTACATGAAACACAAGCGGGACGACGGGCCCGAGAAGCACGAGGACGAGGCTGTGGACGTGACGCCCGTCATGATCTGCGTGTTTGTGGTCATGTGCTGCTCCATGCTGGTGCTGCTCTACCACTTCTACGACCAGCTCG TCTACGTCATCATCGGCATCTTCTGCCTGGCCTCCTCCACGGGCCTCTACAGCTGCCTGTCGCCGCTCCTCCAGAGGCTGCCGTTCTGCAGATGCAG GGTCCCTGACAACAGCCTGCCCTACTTCCACAAGCGCCCTCAGGTCCGCATGCTGCTCCTGGCGCTGCTGTGCGTGGCCGTCAGTGTGGTGTGGGGCGTCTTCCGGAACGAGGACCA GTGGGCTTGGATCCTTCAGGACGCGCTGGGCATTGCCTTCTGCCTCTACACCTTGAAAACCATCCGCCTCCCCACGTTCAAG GCCTGcacgctgctgctgctggtgctgTTCATCTACGACGTGTTCTTCGTGTTCATCACGCCCTTCCTGACCAAG AGTGGGAACAGCATCATGGTGGAGGTGGCAACCGGGCCGTCAGACTCGGCCACCCACGAGAAG ctccccatGGTGCTGAAGGTGCCCAGACTCAACGCCTCGCCGCTGGCCCTGTGTGACCGGCCCTTCTCCCTCCTGGGCTTCGGGGACATCCTGGTCCCAG GGCTGCTCGTGGCCTACTGCCACCGCTTCGACATCCAGGTGCAGTCCTCCAGGGTCTACTTCGTGGCCTGCACCATCG CCTACGGCATCGGTCTCCTGGTGACGTTCATGGCGCTGGCCCTCATGCAGCGCGGCCAGCCTGCCCTCCTCTACCTGGTGCCCTGCACGCTCGTCACCAGCTGCGCCCTGGCGCTCTGGCGCAGGGAGCTGGGCATGTTCTGGACGGGCAGCGGCTTTGCG aaGGACCTACCTCAGTCGCCGTGGGCGCCGGCCTCTGCGGACGGCCCGCAGCCCCAGGCGGACTCCGACGCAgccccctcccagcagcctcccggcCAAGAAGCGGCCCCGTCCCCTCCGCCCGCGGAGCAGCCCCCAGAGTCGTCCGCGCCCGAGGAGAGCGGGGCCGGCGCGCCCCCACAGAAGCCCGAGAGTCCGGCAGGCCTCGCCCCCGGCCCCTCGGCCTAG
- the SPPL2B gene encoding signal peptide peptidase-like 2B isoform X6 produces the protein MAAAAAAAAALARLAAAFLLLAAQVACEYGMVHVVSETGGSKGKDYCILYNPQWAHLPLDLSKASLLQVRDWTTSVLCSPADLPAKGFSNQIPLVARGNCTFYEKVRLAQGSGARGLLIISKETLVPPGGNKTQYDEIGIPVALLSYKDMLDIFETFGRVVRAALYAPKEPMLDYNMVIIFIMAVGTVALGGYWAGSRDVRKRYMKHKRDDGPEKHEDEAVDVTPVMICVFVVMCCSMLVLLYHFYDQLVYVIIGIFCLASSTGLYSCLSPLLQRLPFCRCRVPDNSLPYFHKRPQVRMLLLALLCVAVSVVWGVFRNEDQWAWILQDALGIAFCLYTLKTIRLPTFKACTLLLLVLFIYDVFFVFITPFLTKSGNSIMVEVATGPSDSATHEKLPMVLKVPRLNASPLALCDRPFSLLGFGDILVPGLLVAYCHRFDIQVQSSRVYFVACTIAYGIGLLVTFMALALMQRGQPALLYLVPCTLVTSCALALWRRELGMFWTGSGFAVNTSLL, from the exons atggcggcggcggcggcggcggcggcggcgctggcGCGGCTAGCGGCGGCCTTCCTCCTCCTCGCGGCCCAG GTGGCCTGTGAGTACGGCATGGTACACGTGGTGTCCGAGACCGGGGGCTCCAAAGGCAAAGACTACTGCATCCTCTACAACCCGCAGTGGGCCCACCTGCCGCTCGACCTCAGCAAAGCA TCTCTTCTGCAGGTGCGGGACTGGACGACCTCCGTGCTCTGCTCTCCGGCCGACCTCCCTGCCAAAGGCTTCAGTAACCAGATCCCCCTGGTGGCGCGGGGGAACTGCACCTTCTACGAGAAAGTGCGGCTGGCCCAGGGCAGCGGGGCGCGCGGGCTGCTCATCATCAGCAAGGAGACGCTG gtCCCCCCAGGAGGCAACAAGACACAGTACGACGAGATCGGCATTCCCGTGGCCCTGCTCAGCTACAAAGACATGCTGGACATTTTCGAG ACTTTCGGCCGGGTGGTACGGGCAGCACTGTACGCCCCCAAGGAGCCCATGCTGGACTATAACATGGTCATCATCTTCATCATGGCTGTGGGCACCGTTGCCCTCGGGGGCTACTGGGCCGGGAGCCGGGACGTGAGGAA GAGGTACATGAAACACAAGCGGGACGACGGGCCCGAGAAGCACGAGGACGAGGCTGTGGACGTGACGCCCGTCATGATCTGCGTGTTTGTGGTCATGTGCTGCTCCATGCTGGTGCTGCTCTACCACTTCTACGACCAGCTCG TCTACGTCATCATCGGCATCTTCTGCCTGGCCTCCTCCACGGGCCTCTACAGCTGCCTGTCGCCGCTCCTCCAGAGGCTGCCGTTCTGCAGATGCAG GGTCCCTGACAACAGCCTGCCCTACTTCCACAAGCGCCCTCAGGTCCGCATGCTGCTCCTGGCGCTGCTGTGCGTGGCCGTCAGTGTGGTGTGGGGCGTCTTCCGGAACGAGGACCA GTGGGCTTGGATCCTTCAGGACGCGCTGGGCATTGCCTTCTGCCTCTACACCTTGAAAACCATCCGCCTCCCCACGTTCAAG GCCTGcacgctgctgctgctggtgctgTTCATCTACGACGTGTTCTTCGTGTTCATCACGCCCTTCCTGACCAAG AGTGGGAACAGCATCATGGTGGAGGTGGCAACCGGGCCGTCAGACTCGGCCACCCACGAGAAG ctccccatGGTGCTGAAGGTGCCCAGACTCAACGCCTCGCCGCTGGCCCTGTGTGACCGGCCCTTCTCCCTCCTGGGCTTCGGGGACATCCTGGTCCCAG GGCTGCTCGTGGCCTACTGCCACCGCTTCGACATCCAGGTGCAGTCCTCCAGGGTCTACTTCGTGGCCTGCACCATCG CCTACGGCATCGGTCTCCTGGTGACGTTCATGGCGCTGGCCCTCATGCAGCGCGGCCAGCCTGCCCTCCTCTACCTGGTGCCCTGCACGCTCGTCACCAGCTGCGCCCTGGCGCTCTGGCGCAGGGAGCTGGGCATGTTCTGGACGGGCAGCGGCTTTGCGGTGAATACCAGTTTGCTATGA
- the SPPL2B gene encoding signal peptide peptidase-like 2B isoform X2, translated as MAAAAAAAAALARLAAAFLLLAAQVACEYGMVHVVSETGGSKGKDYCILYNPQWAHLPLDLSKASLLQVRDWTTSVLCSPADLPAKGFSNQIPLVARGNCTFYEKVRLAQGSGARGLLIISKETLVPPGGNKTQYDEIGIPVALLSYKDMLDIFETFGRVVRAALYAPKEPMLDYNMVIIFIMAVGTVALGGYWAGSRDVRKRYMKHKRDDGPEKHEDEAVDVTPVMICVFVVMCCSMLVLLYHFYDQLVYVIIGIFCLASSTGLYSCLSPLLQRLPFCRCRVPDNSLPYFHKRPQVRMLLLALLCVAVSVVWGVFRNEDQWAWILQDALGIAFCLYTLKTIRLPTFKACTLLLLVLFIYDVFFVFITPFLTKSGNSIMVEVATGPSDSATHEKLPMVLKVPRLNASPLALCDRPFSLLGFGDILVPGLLVAYCHRFDIQVQSSRVYFVACTIAYGIGLLVTFMALALMQRGQPALLYLVPCTLVTSCALALWRRELGMFWTGSGFADLPQSPWAPASADGPQPQADSDAAPSQQPPGQEAAPSPPPAEQPPESSAPEESGAGAPPQKPESPAGLAPGPSA; from the exons atggcggcggcggcggcggcggcggcggcgctggcGCGGCTAGCGGCGGCCTTCCTCCTCCTCGCGGCCCAG GTGGCCTGTGAGTACGGCATGGTACACGTGGTGTCCGAGACCGGGGGCTCCAAAGGCAAAGACTACTGCATCCTCTACAACCCGCAGTGGGCCCACCTGCCGCTCGACCTCAGCAAAGCA TCTCTTCTGCAGGTGCGGGACTGGACGACCTCCGTGCTCTGCTCTCCGGCCGACCTCCCTGCCAAAGGCTTCAGTAACCAGATCCCCCTGGTGGCGCGGGGGAACTGCACCTTCTACGAGAAAGTGCGGCTGGCCCAGGGCAGCGGGGCGCGCGGGCTGCTCATCATCAGCAAGGAGACGCTG gtCCCCCCAGGAGGCAACAAGACACAGTACGACGAGATCGGCATTCCCGTGGCCCTGCTCAGCTACAAAGACATGCTGGACATTTTCGAG ACTTTCGGCCGGGTGGTACGGGCAGCACTGTACGCCCCCAAGGAGCCCATGCTGGACTATAACATGGTCATCATCTTCATCATGGCTGTGGGCACCGTTGCCCTCGGGGGCTACTGGGCCGGGAGCCGGGACGTGAGGAA GAGGTACATGAAACACAAGCGGGACGACGGGCCCGAGAAGCACGAGGACGAGGCTGTGGACGTGACGCCCGTCATGATCTGCGTGTTTGTGGTCATGTGCTGCTCCATGCTGGTGCTGCTCTACCACTTCTACGACCAGCTCG TCTACGTCATCATCGGCATCTTCTGCCTGGCCTCCTCCACGGGCCTCTACAGCTGCCTGTCGCCGCTCCTCCAGAGGCTGCCGTTCTGCAGATGCAG GGTCCCTGACAACAGCCTGCCCTACTTCCACAAGCGCCCTCAGGTCCGCATGCTGCTCCTGGCGCTGCTGTGCGTGGCCGTCAGTGTGGTGTGGGGCGTCTTCCGGAACGAGGACCA GTGGGCTTGGATCCTTCAGGACGCGCTGGGCATTGCCTTCTGCCTCTACACCTTGAAAACCATCCGCCTCCCCACGTTCAAG GCCTGcacgctgctgctgctggtgctgTTCATCTACGACGTGTTCTTCGTGTTCATCACGCCCTTCCTGACCAAG AGTGGGAACAGCATCATGGTGGAGGTGGCAACCGGGCCGTCAGACTCGGCCACCCACGAGAAG ctccccatGGTGCTGAAGGTGCCCAGACTCAACGCCTCGCCGCTGGCCCTGTGTGACCGGCCCTTCTCCCTCCTGGGCTTCGGGGACATCCTGGTCCCAG GGCTGCTCGTGGCCTACTGCCACCGCTTCGACATCCAGGTGCAGTCCTCCAGGGTCTACTTCGTGGCCTGCACCATCG CCTACGGCATCGGTCTCCTGGTGACGTTCATGGCGCTGGCCCTCATGCAGCGCGGCCAGCCTGCCCTCCTCTACCTGGTGCCCTGCACGCTCGTCACCAGCTGCGCCCTGGCGCTCTGGCGCAGGGAGCTGGGCATGTTCTGGACGGGCAGCGGCTTTGCG GACCTACCTCAGTCGCCGTGGGCGCCGGCCTCTGCGGACGGCCCGCAGCCCCAGGCGGACTCCGACGCAgccccctcccagcagcctcccggcCAAGAAGCGGCCCCGTCCCCTCCGCCCGCGGAGCAGCCCCCAGAGTCGTCCGCGCCCGAGGAGAGCGGGGCCGGCGCGCCCCCACAGAAGCCCGAGAGTCCGGCAGGCCTCGCCCCCGGCCCCTCGGCCTAG
- the SPPL2B gene encoding signal peptide peptidase-like 2B isoform X1 translates to MAAAAAAAAALARLAAAFLLLAAQVACEYGMVHVVSETGGSKGKDYCILYNPQWAHLPLDLSKASLLQVRDWTTSVLCSPADLPAKGFSNQIPLVARGNCTFYEKVRLAQGSGARGLLIISKETLVPPGGNKTQYDEIGIPVALLSYKDMLDIFETFGRVVRAALYAPKEPMLDYNMVIIFIMAVGTVALGGYWAGSRDVRKRYMKHKRDDGPEKHEDEAVDVTPVMICVFVVMCCSMLVLLYHFYDQLVYVIIGIFCLASSTGLYSCLSPLLQRLPFCRCRVPDNSLPYFHKRPQVRMLLLALLCVAVSVVWGVFRNEDQWAWILQDALGIAFCLYTLKTIRLPTFKACTLLLLVLFIYDVFFVFITPFLTKSGNSIMVEVATGPSDSATHEKLPMVLKVPRLNASPLALCDRPFSLLGFGDILVPGLLVAYCHRFDIQVQSSRVYFVACTIAYGIGLLVTFMALALMQRGQPALLYLVPCTLVTSCALALWRRELGMFWTGSGFAKDLPQSPWAPASADGPQPQADSDAAPSQQPPGQEAAPSPPPAEQPPESSAPEESGAGAPPQKPESPAGLAPGPSA, encoded by the exons atggcggcggcggcggcggcggcggcggcgctggcGCGGCTAGCGGCGGCCTTCCTCCTCCTCGCGGCCCAG GTGGCCTGTGAGTACGGCATGGTACACGTGGTGTCCGAGACCGGGGGCTCCAAAGGCAAAGACTACTGCATCCTCTACAACCCGCAGTGGGCCCACCTGCCGCTCGACCTCAGCAAAGCA TCTCTTCTGCAGGTGCGGGACTGGACGACCTCCGTGCTCTGCTCTCCGGCCGACCTCCCTGCCAAAGGCTTCAGTAACCAGATCCCCCTGGTGGCGCGGGGGAACTGCACCTTCTACGAGAAAGTGCGGCTGGCCCAGGGCAGCGGGGCGCGCGGGCTGCTCATCATCAGCAAGGAGACGCTG gtCCCCCCAGGAGGCAACAAGACACAGTACGACGAGATCGGCATTCCCGTGGCCCTGCTCAGCTACAAAGACATGCTGGACATTTTCGAG ACTTTCGGCCGGGTGGTACGGGCAGCACTGTACGCCCCCAAGGAGCCCATGCTGGACTATAACATGGTCATCATCTTCATCATGGCTGTGGGCACCGTTGCCCTCGGGGGCTACTGGGCCGGGAGCCGGGACGTGAGGAA GAGGTACATGAAACACAAGCGGGACGACGGGCCCGAGAAGCACGAGGACGAGGCTGTGGACGTGACGCCCGTCATGATCTGCGTGTTTGTGGTCATGTGCTGCTCCATGCTGGTGCTGCTCTACCACTTCTACGACCAGCTCG TCTACGTCATCATCGGCATCTTCTGCCTGGCCTCCTCCACGGGCCTCTACAGCTGCCTGTCGCCGCTCCTCCAGAGGCTGCCGTTCTGCAGATGCAG GGTCCCTGACAACAGCCTGCCCTACTTCCACAAGCGCCCTCAGGTCCGCATGCTGCTCCTGGCGCTGCTGTGCGTGGCCGTCAGTGTGGTGTGGGGCGTCTTCCGGAACGAGGACCA GTGGGCTTGGATCCTTCAGGACGCGCTGGGCATTGCCTTCTGCCTCTACACCTTGAAAACCATCCGCCTCCCCACGTTCAAG GCCTGcacgctgctgctgctggtgctgTTCATCTACGACGTGTTCTTCGTGTTCATCACGCCCTTCCTGACCAAG AGTGGGAACAGCATCATGGTGGAGGTGGCAACCGGGCCGTCAGACTCGGCCACCCACGAGAAG ctccccatGGTGCTGAAGGTGCCCAGACTCAACGCCTCGCCGCTGGCCCTGTGTGACCGGCCCTTCTCCCTCCTGGGCTTCGGGGACATCCTGGTCCCAG GGCTGCTCGTGGCCTACTGCCACCGCTTCGACATCCAGGTGCAGTCCTCCAGGGTCTACTTCGTGGCCTGCACCATCG CCTACGGCATCGGTCTCCTGGTGACGTTCATGGCGCTGGCCCTCATGCAGCGCGGCCAGCCTGCCCTCCTCTACCTGGTGCCCTGCACGCTCGTCACCAGCTGCGCCCTGGCGCTCTGGCGCAGGGAGCTGGGCATGTTCTGGACGGGCAGCGGCTTTGCG aaGGACCTACCTCAGTCGCCGTGGGCGCCGGCCTCTGCGGACGGCCCGCAGCCCCAGGCGGACTCCGACGCAgccccctcccagcagcctcccggcCAAGAAGCGGCCCCGTCCCCTCCGCCCGCGGAGCAGCCCCCAGAGTCGTCCGCGCCCGAGGAGAGCGGGGCCGGCGCGCCCCCACAGAAGCCCGAGAGTCCGGCAGGCCTCGCCCCCGGCCCCTCGGCCTAG
- the SPPL2B gene encoding signal peptide peptidase-like 2B isoform X4, translating into MVHVVSETGGSKGKDYCILYNPQWAHLPLDLSKASLLQVRDWTTSVLCSPADLPAKGFSNQIPLVARGNCTFYEKVRLAQGSGARGLLIISKETLVPPGGNKTQYDEIGIPVALLSYKDMLDIFETFGRVVRAALYAPKEPMLDYNMVIIFIMAVGTVALGGYWAGSRDVRKRYMKHKRDDGPEKHEDEAVDVTPVMICVFVVMCCSMLVLLYHFYDQLVYVIIGIFCLASSTGLYSCLSPLLQRLPFCRCRVPDNSLPYFHKRPQVRMLLLALLCVAVSVVWGVFRNEDQWAWILQDALGIAFCLYTLKTIRLPTFKACTLLLLVLFIYDVFFVFITPFLTKSGNSIMVEVATGPSDSATHEKLPMVLKVPRLNASPLALCDRPFSLLGFGDILVPGLLVAYCHRFDIQVQSSRVYFVACTIAYGIGLLVTFMALALMQRGQPALLYLVPCTLVTSCALALWRRELGMFWTGSGFAKDLPQSPWAPASADGPQPQADSDAAPSQQPPGQEAAPSPPPAEQPPESSAPEESGAGAPPQKPESPAGLAPGPSA; encoded by the exons ATGGTACACGTGGTGTCCGAGACCGGGGGCTCCAAAGGCAAAGACTACTGCATCCTCTACAACCCGCAGTGGGCCCACCTGCCGCTCGACCTCAGCAAAGCA TCTCTTCTGCAGGTGCGGGACTGGACGACCTCCGTGCTCTGCTCTCCGGCCGACCTCCCTGCCAAAGGCTTCAGTAACCAGATCCCCCTGGTGGCGCGGGGGAACTGCACCTTCTACGAGAAAGTGCGGCTGGCCCAGGGCAGCGGGGCGCGCGGGCTGCTCATCATCAGCAAGGAGACGCTG gtCCCCCCAGGAGGCAACAAGACACAGTACGACGAGATCGGCATTCCCGTGGCCCTGCTCAGCTACAAAGACATGCTGGACATTTTCGAG ACTTTCGGCCGGGTGGTACGGGCAGCACTGTACGCCCCCAAGGAGCCCATGCTGGACTATAACATGGTCATCATCTTCATCATGGCTGTGGGCACCGTTGCCCTCGGGGGCTACTGGGCCGGGAGCCGGGACGTGAGGAA GAGGTACATGAAACACAAGCGGGACGACGGGCCCGAGAAGCACGAGGACGAGGCTGTGGACGTGACGCCCGTCATGATCTGCGTGTTTGTGGTCATGTGCTGCTCCATGCTGGTGCTGCTCTACCACTTCTACGACCAGCTCG TCTACGTCATCATCGGCATCTTCTGCCTGGCCTCCTCCACGGGCCTCTACAGCTGCCTGTCGCCGCTCCTCCAGAGGCTGCCGTTCTGCAGATGCAG GGTCCCTGACAACAGCCTGCCCTACTTCCACAAGCGCCCTCAGGTCCGCATGCTGCTCCTGGCGCTGCTGTGCGTGGCCGTCAGTGTGGTGTGGGGCGTCTTCCGGAACGAGGACCA GTGGGCTTGGATCCTTCAGGACGCGCTGGGCATTGCCTTCTGCCTCTACACCTTGAAAACCATCCGCCTCCCCACGTTCAAG GCCTGcacgctgctgctgctggtgctgTTCATCTACGACGTGTTCTTCGTGTTCATCACGCCCTTCCTGACCAAG AGTGGGAACAGCATCATGGTGGAGGTGGCAACCGGGCCGTCAGACTCGGCCACCCACGAGAAG ctccccatGGTGCTGAAGGTGCCCAGACTCAACGCCTCGCCGCTGGCCCTGTGTGACCGGCCCTTCTCCCTCCTGGGCTTCGGGGACATCCTGGTCCCAG GGCTGCTCGTGGCCTACTGCCACCGCTTCGACATCCAGGTGCAGTCCTCCAGGGTCTACTTCGTGGCCTGCACCATCG CCTACGGCATCGGTCTCCTGGTGACGTTCATGGCGCTGGCCCTCATGCAGCGCGGCCAGCCTGCCCTCCTCTACCTGGTGCCCTGCACGCTCGTCACCAGCTGCGCCCTGGCGCTCTGGCGCAGGGAGCTGGGCATGTTCTGGACGGGCAGCGGCTTTGCG aaGGACCTACCTCAGTCGCCGTGGGCGCCGGCCTCTGCGGACGGCCCGCAGCCCCAGGCGGACTCCGACGCAgccccctcccagcagcctcccggcCAAGAAGCGGCCCCGTCCCCTCCGCCCGCGGAGCAGCCCCCAGAGTCGTCCGCGCCCGAGGAGAGCGGGGCCGGCGCGCCCCCACAGAAGCCCGAGAGTCCGGCAGGCCTCGCCCCCGGCCCCTCGGCCTAG